A portion of the Stigmatella aurantiaca DW4/3-1 genome contains these proteins:
- a CDS encoding DoxX family protein: protein MLHDTRTTTAQSAARGLLGTFMTAAGTGHLTFARSPFQAQVPDWVPMDKDTVVLLSGVVEIGLGLSLIFNTRHKVPMGLGLAVFFALVFPGNLHQYAKRISAFGLDTDTKRFVRLFFQPVLMGWALWSTGAWKVLRQKRVR, encoded by the coding sequence ATGCTGCACGACACCAGAACAACCACTGCGCAGAGTGCGGCCCGCGGACTGCTGGGCACGTTCATGACAGCGGCCGGCACGGGCCACCTCACCTTCGCGCGGTCACCTTTTCAGGCGCAAGTGCCCGATTGGGTGCCGATGGACAAGGACACCGTGGTGCTGCTGTCGGGGGTAGTCGAGATAGGACTCGGGCTGTCCTTAATCTTCAATACGCGGCACAAGGTGCCCATGGGACTTGGACTGGCCGTGTTCTTCGCGCTGGTGTTTCCCGGAAACCTGCACCAGTACGCCAAGCGCATTTCCGCGTTCGGACTTGATACCGATACCAAGCGGTTCGTGCGGCTCTTCTTCCAACCCGTGCTGATGGGTTGGGCGTTGTGGTCCACCGGTGCCTGGAAAGTGTTGCGGCAGAAGCGTGTCCGTTGA
- a CDS encoding trifunctional serine/threonine-protein kinase/ATP-binding protein/sensor histidine kinase, with protein MMAPQGIAGYALKVQLHRSARTLVYRGHRERDGLPVVLKLLSGEYPSFEEATRFKREYEIGRRVSGEGAVAVLALEPVSNSWAIVMEDLGARALRSLIDERRLGLKEILQLGVHMAAALDAIHRLNVIHKDINPSNIIVEPMRGEVRLIDFGLATLLSRETPGPLRPNLIEGTLRYISPEQTGRMNREIDHRADLYSLGITLYELLTGQVPFTAADAMELVHLHIAQQPVPPHRVDPSIPRPVSEIVLKLLAKMAEDRYQSALGVKADLEAFLQTWRRGEGSLPMEWADFLPGQKDISHRLHLPQTLYGRTEPLDLLMKTLERAARGRAELALVGGESGVGKSVLVHELKRSVPDRRAHFVSGKFDLLQRDVPYASLIQGFSDFVRHLLASSEEQLRHWRQRLREALGDNGQVIIDVLPMLEQIIGPPQPVSALPAHEAQLRFNFVFQRFIMALGTEHVPLVLFLDDLQWADLPSLHVLQTVLAAPQIQHLLIIGAYRESEVGEAHPLRLLWETLEKGGTRITSLSLNALGLEHVEQLVADAFLCDADRSAPLARLLWERSNGNPFFLKQLLSTLHEDRLIEFLPDVGAWSWNLEVIRARGLTDNVIELMTLKIQKLPEATQRVLAFASCIGNRFELVPLAIVYGDSAAVTEKTLYPAIEEGLILPLEDTLGEATYRFLHDRVQQATYSLIPEGSRASIHLEIARLLLDNTAPRLLEERLTELVHQLNLGRSLVTNEEERYEVAWLNLKAGQKAKASAAFEPALRYFSTGLSLLPEEAWIRHYDACLELHMEAMEAEYLNLHTSRGDALSQLVLARAREPLEKAKVYGIRASFASARHDISQAIEEGYQALALLGLQLPRHVELPAYLEEMDSVKKLLAGRSAQELLRLPPMTHPHWLAANQIALTLIPLVYMVKSTLTSLVITLEMVKLCLRYGNAPEAPYHYSSYAAAHAALQGDVNTAIEYGDAARDLLDLLAVNRVKAKVYMQRSAFILHLKTHLRETLAPLKEAIQAGQENGDVEFMAYAATFLSRHAFYASEPLDEVVREHARYLELMTQWRLKLGAHAIQSIQQTCFCLMGRARDPKRLQGEAFDEEVELPRLKARKYGEALSQFYLQKTLLACYFRDGALALAMSEAGAPYTNTQLGQIAQPMLNFFESLALLLACGSASEEDRVRYLAKVRQNQEGFQCWAGHAPMNWRHRYQVVEAELARVRGDTPAAAQLYEEAIEGARTQGYVNDEALFHELVGEFFLRLGRSRLAHDSFVDAATAYRRWGAEAKVADLERRYPEAFERKRTLAKPRSPLESTASASSSEGEHLLDLATVLKAAQAISGEIVLGRLLDRLMRIAIENAGAQRGLLVLVREGQLIVEAEQSVEPAAPAELPAPVETTSLLSAAIVHFVARTLENVVLDDASVKGMFTQDPYVSRQRPRSVLCAPLVNQGKLVAIIYLENNHITGAFTEARLGVLNLLSAQAALSLQNALLFAQQQHYSHKLEQRVEERTHELQAKNEELGRAMGRLRDTQKQLVAQEKLASLGALTAGIAHELRNPLNFINNFAELSTEYADELSTGLGTQLARNLFENSHELGRMLARLQQSVSKIQDHGQRATQIINGMLMLSRGTAEAKTAVELNRVLEESLHLSYRGFRARVSDFELSLQQDYDPEAGEVEGVASELGRVFINLVDNACYSLWKKQAVSAEPFSPQLDIRTRALGERVEIRLRDNGLGIPKALLGKVFNPFFTTKPAGEGTGLGLSISHDIIVGGHQGDIRVESVEGEFTELIIEVPRRAPAV; from the coding sequence ATGATGGCCCCACAGGGGATTGCAGGCTACGCGCTCAAGGTCCAGCTTCACAGGAGCGCCCGGACGCTGGTCTACCGGGGACACCGGGAGCGCGATGGCCTGCCCGTGGTCCTCAAGCTTTTGAGCGGGGAGTACCCGAGCTTCGAGGAGGCCACCCGCTTCAAGCGCGAGTACGAGATTGGCCGCAGGGTATCGGGGGAGGGCGCGGTGGCCGTGCTCGCCTTGGAGCCGGTGAGCAACAGCTGGGCGATCGTCATGGAGGATCTCGGTGCCCGTGCGCTCCGCAGCCTCATCGACGAGCGCCGGCTCGGCTTGAAGGAAATCCTTCAGCTCGGTGTCCACATGGCCGCCGCGCTCGACGCGATTCACCGGCTGAACGTGATCCACAAGGACATCAACCCCTCCAACATCATCGTCGAGCCCATGCGCGGGGAGGTCCGGCTCATCGACTTCGGCTTGGCCACGCTGCTGTCCCGGGAGACGCCCGGCCCCCTCAGGCCCAACCTGATCGAGGGAACGCTCCGCTACATCTCCCCCGAGCAGACGGGGCGGATGAACCGCGAGATCGATCACCGCGCGGATCTCTACTCTCTGGGCATCACCCTGTACGAGCTGCTGACGGGACAGGTGCCCTTCACCGCGGCGGATGCGATGGAGCTGGTTCATTTGCACATCGCCCAACAGCCCGTTCCTCCACACCGGGTGGATCCCTCCATTCCCCGGCCGGTCTCGGAGATCGTGTTGAAGCTGCTGGCGAAGATGGCCGAGGACCGGTACCAGAGCGCCCTCGGGGTGAAGGCGGATCTGGAGGCCTTTCTTCAAACCTGGAGGAGAGGGGAGGGGAGTCTCCCGATGGAATGGGCGGACTTTCTCCCAGGCCAGAAAGACATCTCCCACCGGCTTCACCTCCCGCAGACGCTCTATGGCCGGACAGAACCGCTCGACCTGTTGATGAAGACCCTGGAGCGAGCCGCCCGGGGCCGGGCGGAGCTGGCGCTGGTGGGGGGGGAATCTGGCGTGGGCAAGAGCGTGCTGGTCCACGAACTGAAACGGTCTGTCCCGGATCGGCGCGCTCACTTCGTCTCGGGGAAGTTCGATCTGCTTCAGCGCGATGTTCCCTACGCGTCGCTGATCCAGGGCTTCTCCGACTTCGTCCGTCACCTGCTGGCCTCGAGCGAGGAACAGCTGAGGCACTGGCGCCAGCGGCTCCGTGAAGCGCTGGGAGACAACGGTCAGGTGATCATCGACGTCCTGCCCATGCTCGAGCAGATCATCGGGCCCCCGCAGCCAGTGTCCGCGCTCCCGGCCCATGAGGCGCAGCTGCGGTTCAACTTCGTCTTCCAGCGCTTCATCATGGCGCTGGGCACCGAGCACGTCCCCCTGGTGCTCTTTCTCGATGATCTCCAGTGGGCCGATCTTCCCTCACTCCATGTCCTCCAGACGGTCCTGGCGGCGCCGCAGATCCAGCACCTGCTGATCATCGGCGCCTACCGGGAGAGTGAGGTGGGCGAGGCCCATCCGCTGCGCCTGCTCTGGGAGACGCTGGAGAAGGGGGGGACCCGGATCACCTCTCTCTCCTTGAACGCTCTTGGGCTCGAGCACGTGGAGCAGCTCGTCGCGGACGCCTTCCTCTGTGATGCCGACCGCTCGGCGCCGCTGGCGCGGCTGCTCTGGGAGCGCTCCAACGGCAATCCCTTCTTCCTCAAGCAGCTGTTGAGCACGTTGCATGAGGACAGACTCATTGAGTTCCTGCCGGACGTGGGGGCGTGGAGCTGGAACCTCGAGGTCATCCGCGCGCGAGGGCTCACCGACAACGTCATCGAGTTGATGACGCTCAAGATCCAGAAGCTGCCCGAAGCGACCCAGCGCGTGTTGGCCTTCGCCTCGTGCATCGGCAACCGGTTCGAGCTTGTCCCCCTGGCCATCGTGTATGGGGACTCGGCGGCAGTGACAGAGAAGACGCTGTATCCGGCCATCGAGGAAGGGCTCATTCTGCCGCTGGAGGACACCTTGGGAGAGGCCACCTACAGGTTTCTCCACGACCGCGTCCAGCAGGCCACCTACTCGCTCATCCCGGAAGGTTCCCGGGCGAGCATTCACCTCGAGATCGCCCGGTTGCTGCTGGACAACACGGCGCCCAGGCTCTTGGAAGAGCGGCTCACCGAACTGGTCCACCAACTCAACCTGGGCCGTTCCCTCGTCACGAATGAGGAGGAGCGGTACGAGGTGGCGTGGCTCAACCTCAAAGCGGGCCAGAAGGCCAAGGCCTCCGCGGCGTTCGAGCCGGCCTTGAGGTATTTCTCCACGGGACTCTCCCTCCTGCCGGAGGAGGCCTGGATCCGGCATTATGACGCGTGCCTCGAACTGCACATGGAGGCCATGGAGGCAGAGTACCTCAACCTCCACACCAGCCGAGGCGACGCGCTCTCCCAGCTCGTGCTCGCCAGGGCCCGGGAACCCCTCGAGAAAGCCAAGGTCTACGGCATCCGGGCCAGCTTCGCGTCCGCGCGGCACGACATCTCCCAGGCCATCGAGGAGGGCTACCAGGCGCTCGCGCTGCTAGGGCTGCAACTCCCTCGGCACGTGGAGTTACCGGCGTATCTGGAGGAGATGGACTCGGTCAAAAAGCTGCTGGCGGGCCGGAGCGCCCAGGAACTCCTGCGCCTGCCGCCGATGACCCATCCCCACTGGCTGGCGGCCAACCAGATCGCCTTGACGTTGATCCCGCTGGTCTACATGGTGAAGAGCACCCTCACCTCGCTGGTCATCACCCTGGAGATGGTGAAGCTGTGCCTGCGGTATGGAAACGCCCCCGAGGCGCCTTACCACTACTCCAGCTATGCAGCAGCTCATGCGGCGCTCCAGGGCGATGTGAACACCGCCATCGAATATGGCGATGCCGCCCGGGATCTGCTCGATCTCTTGGCGGTGAACCGGGTCAAAGCCAAGGTGTACATGCAGCGGTCCGCGTTCATCCTGCACTTGAAGACCCACCTGCGGGAGACGCTCGCGCCGCTGAAGGAAGCCATCCAGGCGGGCCAGGAGAACGGGGACGTGGAGTTCATGGCGTACGCCGCCACCTTCCTCTCCCGGCATGCCTTCTATGCCAGCGAGCCGCTCGATGAGGTGGTCCGGGAACATGCCCGCTATCTGGAGCTGATGACACAATGGCGGCTGAAGCTGGGCGCCCACGCCATTCAATCCATCCAGCAGACGTGCTTCTGCCTGATGGGACGCGCCCGGGATCCCAAGCGGCTCCAGGGAGAAGCCTTTGACGAGGAGGTGGAGCTGCCCCGGCTCAAGGCCCGGAAGTACGGTGAGGCCCTGTCACAGTTTTATCTCCAGAAGACCCTCCTGGCCTGCTACTTCCGGGATGGGGCGCTTGCCCTGGCCATGTCGGAAGCAGGTGCGCCGTACACGAACACCCAGCTCGGCCAGATCGCCCAGCCCATGCTGAACTTCTTCGAGTCGCTGGCGCTGCTCCTGGCTTGCGGCAGCGCCTCCGAGGAGGACCGGGTGAGGTATCTGGCCAAGGTGCGCCAAAACCAGGAGGGCTTCCAGTGCTGGGCTGGGCACGCGCCGATGAACTGGCGTCACCGCTACCAGGTGGTGGAAGCGGAACTGGCGCGTGTGCGGGGAGACACCCCCGCGGCGGCCCAGCTCTACGAAGAGGCCATCGAGGGCGCGAGGACGCAGGGCTATGTCAACGACGAGGCCCTGTTCCATGAACTCGTGGGGGAGTTCTTCCTCAGACTGGGCCGCTCCCGGCTCGCACATGACAGCTTCGTGGATGCGGCGACGGCCTACCGTCGCTGGGGCGCCGAGGCCAAGGTGGCCGATCTGGAGCGGCGCTACCCAGAGGCGTTCGAACGGAAGCGAACCCTGGCGAAACCGCGGAGTCCCCTGGAGAGCACCGCTTCTGCCTCCAGCAGCGAGGGGGAGCACCTCTTGGACTTGGCCACGGTGCTCAAGGCCGCTCAGGCCATCTCGGGCGAAATCGTGCTTGGCCGGTTGTTGGACCGGTTGATGCGGATCGCGATCGAGAACGCGGGCGCACAGCGAGGACTCCTTGTCCTGGTCCGCGAGGGGCAGCTGATCGTCGAGGCGGAGCAAAGCGTCGAGCCCGCTGCTCCCGCGGAGCTCCCCGCGCCCGTCGAGACCACCTCGCTGCTGTCCGCAGCCATCGTGCACTTCGTGGCGCGGACACTCGAGAACGTGGTGCTGGACGATGCCTCGGTGAAGGGGATGTTCACCCAGGACCCGTATGTCTCCAGGCAGCGCCCCCGGTCTGTCCTCTGTGCGCCGCTGGTCAACCAGGGCAAGTTGGTGGCGATCATCTACCTCGAGAACAACCACATCACCGGGGCCTTCACGGAAGCTCGGCTCGGGGTTTTGAACCTGCTCTCGGCCCAGGCGGCACTCTCGCTTCAGAACGCGCTCCTCTTCGCGCAGCAGCAGCACTACAGCCACAAACTGGAGCAACGGGTGGAGGAGCGCACGCACGAGCTTCAGGCAAAGAACGAGGAGTTGGGCCGAGCGATGGGGCGGTTGCGCGACACCCAGAAGCAGCTCGTGGCGCAGGAGAAGTTGGCTTCGCTTGGAGCACTCACGGCCGGGATTGCCCACGAGCTGAGAAACCCACTCAATTTCATCAACAACTTCGCGGAGCTGTCCACGGAGTACGCGGATGAGCTGTCCACGGGGTTGGGAACCCAGCTGGCCCGGAACCTTTTCGAGAACTCACACGAATTGGGGAGGATGCTGGCTCGGCTCCAACAGAGCGTGTCGAAGATCCAGGACCATGGCCAACGGGCGACCCAGATCATCAATGGGATGTTGATGCTCTCCCGGGGGACGGCGGAAGCGAAAACCGCCGTGGAGCTCAATCGCGTGCTGGAGGAGAGTCTCCACCTCAGTTACCGCGGGTTCCGCGCCCGGGTATCTGACTTCGAGCTGAGCCTCCAGCAGGACTACGATCCGGAGGCCGGTGAGGTAGAAGGGGTGGCTTCGGAGCTCGGCCGCGTCTTCATCAACCTTGTCGACAACGCGTGTTATTCCCTGTGGAAGAAGCAGGCTGTTTCGGCGGAGCCGTTCTCGCCACAATTGGACATCCGCACGCGGGCCCTGGGAGAGCGGGTGGAGATCCGGCTCAGGGACAACGGCCTTGGCATCCCCAAAGCCCTCCTCGGCAAGGTGTTCAACCCCTTCTTCACCACCAAGCCCGCCGGTGAGGGAACAGGGCTGGGGTTGTCCATCAGCCATGACATCATCGTGGGGGGACATCAGGGCGACATTCGCGTCGAATCGGTGGAGGGGGAGTTCACCGAGCTGATCATCGAAGTGCCCAGGCGCGCACCCGCGGTGTGA
- the mltG gene encoding endolytic transglycosylase MltG — protein MKKLLIVFLGLVVLAAAALTGTYLWAEKGTKTPKLASGAPEVVFVVKKGTTARALGPELQAQGFIDDPRLWRYHLWRRGGLALKAGRFKLRASMPIVEIANVLESSPLPEDIPFVMIEGWRLRDTDEALTAKGLIKAGEYVAAASRPSQFTASFPLPSRSLEGYLYPETYGVVPEGFNVHDFIQRQLNTFGLRFYDIHKSEIEKGKRSLHDIVVMASMLEREEPLPEQRPLVAGILWKRIDKGFPLGVDATSRYELVEWNERKEFLKKLRDNTDPWNTRTRPGLPPGPIGAPTVDSLLSALRPQASEYWYYLHDAQRKLRPSRNAQEHEELRAKYNVY, from the coding sequence ATGAAGAAGCTCCTCATCGTCTTTCTCGGGCTCGTCGTCCTGGCCGCCGCCGCCCTCACGGGAACGTACCTCTGGGCGGAGAAAGGGACGAAGACACCGAAGCTCGCCAGCGGCGCGCCGGAGGTCGTCTTCGTGGTGAAGAAAGGGACGACGGCCCGTGCGCTGGGCCCCGAGCTCCAGGCGCAGGGCTTCATCGATGACCCCCGGCTGTGGCGCTACCACCTCTGGCGGCGCGGAGGCCTGGCGCTGAAGGCGGGGCGCTTCAAGCTCCGCGCCTCGATGCCCATCGTGGAGATCGCCAACGTCCTGGAGAGTTCCCCGCTCCCCGAGGACATCCCGTTCGTCATGATCGAAGGGTGGCGGCTCCGGGACACCGATGAGGCCCTCACCGCCAAGGGGCTCATCAAGGCAGGCGAGTACGTCGCCGCGGCGAGCCGCCCCTCCCAGTTCACGGCCTCGTTCCCCCTCCCCTCGCGCAGCCTGGAGGGCTACCTCTACCCGGAGACCTATGGGGTGGTGCCCGAAGGGTTCAACGTGCACGACTTCATCCAGCGGCAGCTCAACACCTTCGGGCTGCGCTTCTACGACATCCACAAGAGCGAGATCGAAAAGGGCAAGCGCAGCCTGCACGACATCGTCGTGATGGCCTCCATGCTGGAGCGCGAGGAGCCCCTGCCGGAGCAGCGGCCCCTCGTCGCGGGGATCCTCTGGAAGCGGATCGACAAGGGCTTTCCCCTCGGCGTCGATGCCACGAGCCGCTACGAGCTCGTGGAGTGGAACGAGCGCAAGGAGTTCCTGAAGAAGCTGCGCGACAACACGGACCCCTGGAACACCCGCACCCGTCCCGGGCTGCCGCCGGGCCCCATCGGGGCCCCGACCGTGGACTCCCTCCTGTCGGCGCTCCGGCCTCAGGCCAGCGAGTACTGGTACTACCTGCACGACGCGCAGCGGAAGCTCCGCCCCTCGCGCAATGCCCAGGAGCACGAGGAGCTGCGGGCCAAGTACAACGTGTATTAG
- a CDS encoding Dyp-type peroxidase, which produces MALFAEHVANIQGLILRGYTHPYSCHLLFSFDVPAKAPGFLKALYPSVTSAEAWGTAKPQVLLNIGLTFTGIQSLGVLAPSDLENFPQDFAQNPAEEIGDVGPSAPANWWYGRFSSSDVHCIVHVYALSAEALTQKVGEVTSSASQWGVRERLPLKSGSGRIEGYLREDGTVHFGYKDGISNPSLDDDEQSQAPEALNSFLIGYSASSASQPAPTEGKALEFAKDGSYMAFRIMHQDAAAFEGFLTQQAERVYQKLGRSLEETREWIAAKMMGRWRNGSPLVLSPERPDKKTQDETSFGYTEVGDPSQDIQSSFRCPFSAHIRVTHPRDEELKSIVSVPPRLLRRGMPYGPTLTSSTDDGVDRGIVGLFICGSLARQFEMIMGWINRNNFSPVYAPDEDRQDGVCGNRDKNLPIKNTFTIPMPAGEAIQLEGLPQFITTRGMIYALLPSMATLRMLAGLPSTLVPKEPASGS; this is translated from the coding sequence ATGGCGCTTTTCGCCGAGCACGTTGCCAACATCCAAGGCCTCATTCTGAGGGGCTACACACATCCCTATTCCTGCCACCTGCTCTTCTCTTTTGATGTGCCAGCGAAGGCACCGGGTTTCTTGAAGGCGCTCTACCCATCCGTCACCTCCGCGGAAGCGTGGGGGACAGCCAAGCCGCAGGTGTTGCTCAACATCGGCCTGACCTTCACCGGCATTCAATCGCTCGGCGTACTGGCGCCCAGCGACTTGGAGAACTTCCCCCAGGACTTCGCGCAGAACCCGGCGGAGGAGATCGGGGACGTGGGTCCAAGCGCCCCCGCGAATTGGTGGTACGGCCGGTTCAGTTCCTCGGACGTCCATTGCATCGTCCACGTCTACGCGCTGAGCGCCGAGGCACTAACCCAGAAGGTCGGTGAGGTGACCTCCAGCGCCTCCCAGTGGGGTGTCCGGGAGCGGCTCCCGCTGAAGAGTGGCTCGGGCCGTATCGAGGGATACCTTCGCGAGGATGGAACCGTCCATTTTGGCTACAAAGATGGCATCTCCAACCCCAGCCTCGATGACGATGAGCAGTCGCAGGCGCCCGAGGCCCTGAACAGCTTTTTGATTGGCTACTCCGCCAGTTCGGCCTCCCAGCCAGCCCCCACGGAGGGCAAGGCGCTCGAGTTCGCGAAGGACGGCAGCTACATGGCCTTCCGGATCATGCATCAGGATGCCGCCGCATTCGAGGGATTCCTCACGCAGCAGGCCGAACGCGTGTATCAAAAGCTGGGGCGCTCCTTGGAAGAGACCCGGGAGTGGATCGCCGCCAAGATGATGGGCCGCTGGAGAAACGGCTCGCCGCTGGTGCTTTCTCCAGAACGCCCTGACAAGAAGACCCAAGATGAGACGTCCTTTGGCTACACGGAGGTGGGGGATCCCTCACAGGACATCCAAAGCAGCTTTCGTTGTCCCTTTTCCGCACACATCCGCGTCACCCATCCGCGCGACGAGGAGCTCAAATCCATTGTCTCCGTCCCGCCTCGCCTGTTGCGGCGCGGAATGCCTTACGGTCCAACCCTCACCTCCAGTACCGATGACGGAGTGGACCGCGGCATCGTGGGCCTGTTCATCTGTGGGAGCCTGGCGCGCCAGTTCGAGATGATCATGGGCTGGATCAACCGGAACAATTTCAGCCCTGTCTATGCGCCCGACGAGGACCGGCAGGACGGCGTGTGCGGCAACCGGGACAAGAACCTGCCCATCAAGAACACGTTCACCATCCCCATGCCGGCGGGCGAGGCCATCCAGCTCGAGGGGCTGCCGCAGTTCATTACCACCCGAGGCATGATCTACGCCCTGTTGCCCAGCATGGCCACGCTCCGGATGCTGGCGGGCCTGCCCAGCACGCTGGTCCCAAAGGAGCCTGCTTCCGGTTCCTAG
- a CDS encoding serine/threonine protein kinase, whose product METSLPARNLNPAYLLPGGLVGPWRVIGWRGQGAYGTVYQVERVGEEKVGPFALKLALYPDDERFEREAELLSRINHQHIPGLVEEGVWQHRDGAFPYLVMQWIEGVPLYTWAAQRNPSSEAGGVHRDVKGANVLVRSAELSAILMDFGAGDVKGTATITKRTLPLGTPAYRSPEAWAFERVFWRHPTAHYKASSCDDLFALGITAYRLVTDEYPPPTCPGELGSKVWREEGPGPHEVAEALEKSARNAGAEADAPLFAWERQGHGLRRRTPDEVLRFNLQDAAAREKEEHPKAEEKKWALAQTRKKRVHALAAKLWLALPVVGLFLIQMIQEPGNFPDEQGGPWDTQHGGVVATGDRSVAMALRQEEAGLQRPGLFLDMPKAPLPGQRRTPCKPRFEVEIRGSCWIPHGDFKPPCGEETYEWQGRCFAPSYSPLRPYTSEEPLDP is encoded by the coding sequence ATGGAAACGAGCTTACCAGCGCGGAACTTGAATCCCGCCTACCTGCTGCCCGGGGGGCTGGTGGGGCCATGGCGGGTGATAGGCTGGCGAGGTCAGGGGGCCTATGGCACGGTGTATCAGGTGGAACGCGTCGGAGAGGAAAAGGTCGGCCCTTTTGCTCTCAAGCTGGCCCTTTATCCGGACGATGAACGGTTCGAACGCGAGGCGGAGTTGTTGTCGCGCATCAATCATCAGCACATCCCTGGCCTTGTTGAAGAGGGCGTATGGCAGCACCGCGACGGAGCCTTTCCCTATCTGGTGATGCAATGGATAGAGGGGGTTCCGCTGTATACATGGGCTGCACAACGCAACCCCTCATCTGAAGCAGGAGGCGTGCACCGGGATGTGAAAGGAGCCAATGTCCTGGTGCGATCTGCGGAACTTTCAGCCATTTTGATGGACTTTGGGGCGGGAGACGTCAAGGGGACAGCGACGATTACAAAACGGACACTGCCACTAGGTACTCCCGCCTACAGAAGTCCCGAAGCGTGGGCCTTCGAACGCGTGTTCTGGCGTCACCCCACGGCTCACTACAAGGCCAGTTCATGCGATGATCTGTTCGCGTTGGGGATCACCGCATATCGGCTGGTGACGGACGAGTACCCTCCTCCTACCTGTCCAGGAGAACTTGGCTCAAAGGTCTGGAGAGAGGAAGGACCCGGTCCTCACGAGGTGGCCGAAGCTTTGGAGAAAAGCGCGAGGAATGCGGGAGCCGAGGCCGACGCCCCGTTGTTCGCCTGGGAAAGACAGGGGCACGGCCTTCGGCGGCGAACTCCGGATGAAGTACTCCGCTTCAACCTGCAAGATGCCGCAGCCCGAGAGAAGGAGGAACACCCAAAGGCCGAAGAAAAAAAGTGGGCCTTGGCACAAACCAGGAAGAAGCGAGTGCATGCATTGGCGGCCAAGCTCTGGCTCGCCTTGCCCGTGGTGGGGTTGTTCCTCATCCAGATGATCCAAGAACCGGGGAATTTCCCAGATGAACAGGGAGGGCCTTGGGATACGCAGCATGGGGGCGTCGTGGCCACGGGTGACAGGTCCGTGGCCATGGCCCTGAGACAAGAAGAGGCTGGGTTACAGCGGCCCGGCCTCTTTCTGGACATGCCGAAGGCCCCATTGCCTGGGCAGCGCCGCACTCCTTGCAAACCACGGTTCGAGGTCGAAATTCGCGGCAGTTGCTGGATTCCGCACGGTGACTTCAAACCACCCTGTGGCGAGGAGACTTACGAGTGGCAAGGGCGGTGCTTCGCGCCCAGTTATTCCCCCCTCCGTCCATACACCTCGGAAGAACCTCTGGACCCTTAG
- a CDS encoding heme oxygenase (biliverdin-producing), which yields MSATAVLRIARPFAAGSEASSAVAREMEPLLERIPLSKRLEEGTAAPRRESEQTLFMKGLFRGAWGTGVYGQFVRGRHYVTYLQCLLEVYEALEEALESQRTHAAVGGFVFPELWRSHAIQEDLSCFLGEEWRDTPRPLHLTTTHVTRIHELAEEAPHLLVAHAYVRYIRDILSGPMLGSMVSRAFDLTDGEGIALYQSVGPSSLEIFQRRVNRNMDALNLTDDEMREVVQEARLAFRIEIQLSDALSRGALGMKGPGQGR from the coding sequence ATGTCTGCCACCGCCGTTCTGAGAATTGCCCGCCCCTTCGCCGCGGGGTCCGAGGCCAGCAGCGCCGTCGCCCGGGAGATGGAGCCGTTGCTGGAGCGCATCCCGCTGTCCAAGCGCTTGGAGGAGGGAACGGCGGCCCCGCGCCGGGAATCCGAGCAGACGCTCTTCATGAAGGGGCTCTTCCGGGGCGCGTGGGGCACGGGCGTGTACGGCCAATTCGTCCGGGGGCGCCACTACGTCACGTACCTCCAGTGCCTCCTGGAGGTGTACGAGGCCCTGGAGGAGGCGCTGGAGTCCCAGCGCACGCACGCCGCGGTGGGCGGGTTTGTCTTCCCCGAGCTCTGGCGCTCGCACGCGATCCAGGAGGATCTGAGCTGCTTCCTGGGCGAGGAGTGGCGGGACACGCCCCGGCCCTTGCACCTCACCACCACCCACGTGACGCGCATCCATGAGTTGGCGGAGGAGGCGCCCCACCTGCTCGTGGCGCATGCCTACGTGCGCTACATCCGGGACATCCTGTCGGGGCCGATGCTGGGCAGCATGGTGTCGCGCGCGTTCGATCTGACGGACGGGGAGGGGATTGCCCTCTACCAGTCCGTGGGGCCCAGCTCGCTGGAGATCTTCCAGCGCCGGGTGAACCGCAACATGGACGCGCTCAACCTCACGGACGATGAGATGCGGGAGGTGGTGCAGGAAGCGCGGCTCGCCTTCCGGATCGAGATCCAGCTCTCCGACGCCCTGTCGCGAGGTGCCCTCGGCATGAAGGGCCCCGGCCAGGGCCGGTAA